The genome window GCAGAACAATGTCAGCGTTAGGACAGTTTTACTGACTGCCCAGTGGCTTTCagttcttttttctcttccGGCTCATCATTGGTGAGGTATTCGATGTGTGTCCATATACACCATATCTGCAGAGAAACAGATGGGATGATTGGCTGTGAGACAGCTTTACATGAACAAATATAACATAAATACTGTATGAGCAGAAATTATTTCTGTCAACATGATGTTTAGGATTATCACAGGTTATTTTTACCTCCACTGATAGAGCCAGCAGGCGGCCTGCAGCCAGCAACAGGGTCCCCAAAGCCTGGATCCAGGGAGGCAGATACAGCCAGTGGGATAGTAAGCCCCACTGATACCCATACAGCCACAGGGGGAGGCAGTGCAGCCCACTCACCACCCATGTGCCAAGAGGTGTCCGAAACCCTAACAGCACCAGATGCACAGTTTGAGTTCAGATCAACTCATGGAATTATTGATTTATCTTGAGCTGCACAGCATCATCAACTTATTTACAGTTACAGACCGTACCGTTTGCCATGATGGCTTGTATGAATCGAGGGCTGGTGATGAAACTGTTCTTCCAGTGGTCACCTCTGGCATTGTggttacacacaaacacgcaccaCTCCAAGGCAGACACCAGCCAACCCCACTATAATACAATACATAGTTGACATCAGACATCAAGAAACATTTAACACCATTTTAAATATGGTACAGTACAAGACACCTGCGTGTTTGCACAAAGTTGTTTCATCAGACATACATTCAGAGTCACAAGTAAATACAGCTAGCCTGACGttgtcagaatatgagtctgatactgctccattgggctgtgattatggggcgtgtttcaaccgaaccagaaACCAGAAAGACAATGCAGTATGTGACTTATGTTGACCACAGGGTTTTCATTGCGCCCCATCTTCTAAGCGACAATTAGggccagctgataaattaaacttttgccgaatcccgtaggaaggactgcaaaaacatctttccaatcaacaaatgccttgatcgcagttctctgttcctcttttaaaatgaatgcgctgtcgatatcttctataacagacgcgatggcagaatctacacatctcaattctccagtggcagccatctttgttgtaaactaattcaacccaagcgctctttggtgacgtggttgattacgttactgttgatcatctgtccatcatcgtataaagcccgccctgacaatttgattggtccaaacagctctggttcgagcatagttgctccaaaacagatcaagtccagaccgaacttcccgacctcaaatgttgtgggcggggctaagttcggctggcatccaggatAAAATACAGCATAAGTATTAAATAAATTCTTTAGAGACAAGGTTTAGTGGTACAGTGGTTGTTCTGCTTgatgtcacaaaaaaaacatcaatctGGATCGACGACaattcatttccaggataatcgcCGGATGTTGTGGC of Sander lucioperca isolate FBNREF2018 chromosome 5, SLUC_FBN_1.2, whole genome shotgun sequence contains these proteins:
- the si:ch1073-145m9.1 gene encoding uncharacterized protein si:ch1073-145m9.1, whose translation is MGLQVLLWWPNIIGYIRIGLVFAAWAAYKTPAIFVSLYSISIALDGVDGWLARRLGQTSRFGAWLDVVVDNLGRGMLWSLLFKWGWLVSALEWCVFVCNHNARGDHWKNSFITSPRFIQAIMANGFRTPLGTWVVSGLHCLPLWLYGYQWGLLSHWLYLPPWIQALGTLLLAAGRLLALSVEIWCIWTHIEYLTNDEPEEKKELKATGQSRKGHPCCHLLQT